The genomic window GGTTATAACCTTCCGACAGCCAGGCACGGAACAGCCTGTTAAGCTGTTCCAGAGTGGACGGCTTTTCCAGCCGCGCTTCTTGTAAAAACTCTTCCGCAGTACGGTTAAATCTTTCGATTTTTCCCTTCGATTCGGCGCTGTAGGCTTTGGTGTTCAGATGCCGTATACGCAGCTTGGCGCAAGCCAGCCTCAGCCATTGGGAGACAAATATCTTGCCGTTATCAACATACAGGTTGTCAGGGGCTCCGCATTTTGTCACCGCCTTGCGGAAAGCATCCTCCAGCACGGGCAGCTTTTGATTGTCATAGAACTCGGCATGGACCACCATCCGGGTAGCGTCATCGATGATTGCCATCAGGTAGGTTCTCATCTTGCGCTTTGCCTGCCTGGAGTCAGGCAGGTAAGGCCCATATTTCAGGTCGGCCTGCCACAAAGTGTTCCGTCCCCGCCGGT from Candidatus Omnitrophota bacterium includes these protein-coding regions:
- a CDS encoding DDE-type integrase/transposase/recombinase, with translation MWQADLKYGPYLPDSRQAKRKMRTYLMAIIDDATRMVVHAEFYDNQKLPVLEDAFRKAVTKCGAPDNLYVDNGKIFVSQWLRLACAKLRIRHLNTKAYSAESKGKIERFNRTAEEFLQEARLEKPSTLEQLNRLFRAWLSEGYNHRVHSALSGKSPAQAFTQDTKTLRFPGPEALREAFLWEKTPRVDKSGCISLNGLCYEVGTEYIRKNILVRYDPFDLSLVEVWYGGEKKKVVAPANIGEYNR